A window of Polaribacter litorisediminis contains these coding sequences:
- a CDS encoding response regulator: MSKKILLVYNDQGVSFLLKKMLKSPNIDITIKRTYEEVAYAISKNRYNLILTDAVINGNFFFQYIEDLRFNAPKTRIVVMSQMSQSSMTASLEKMGVKDFISLPAPIPAIKELISKYIL; the protein is encoded by the coding sequence ATGTCAAAAAAAATACTTCTGGTATATAATGACCAAGGTGTGTCATTTCTACTAAAAAAGATGTTAAAATCACCAAATATAGATATTACCATTAAAAGAACATATGAAGAAGTTGCCTATGCAATCTCAAAGAATCGTTACAATCTTATTTTAACGGATGCGGTTATTAACGGTAACTTTTTTTTTCAGTACATAGAAGATCTAAGGTTTAACGCTCCAAAAACGCGCATCGTAGTAATGTCTCAAATGTCTCAATCTTCTATGACGGCAAGTTTAGAAAAAATGGGTGTCAAAGATTTTATTTCACTACCAGCGCCTATTCCTGCAATAAAAGAGCTAATTTCTAAGTATATATTATGA